In the Desulfofalx alkaliphila DSM 12257 genome, CTTTCCGGCAAATCCCAAAGCATGAAAACAAAGTTCCAATCAATCTTTTTTTCTTTCTTTGCCTGTTTGATAAAGTCCTTTGCCAATTCAGCTCGCCGGGGTTTTTGTATTCCTAAGAAAGGGAATTTGTTTTTCATGTAAGCGGACATCCCTTTGGATTTTTCTTGATTCCTATTGTCATAAAATTTATTAATAAGTTGTTCATACATATTATCAACCTCCACCGGCACTTACCCTACATTATACCAGAAAGTGGTACACCACTGAAAAAAATGCAGGGTGTATGTGATATAATGCACTAAAAGCGGAGGTGATATAATGCAAAGTAAAATTGCCCAGGCCATTGGCTTAAAGTCTCACCCCATAGCAGTAGTCTTTACCAATAAAAAGCCCGAAGGAGCATTGCAGTTTAAAGAGGGACGCTGGGGTTGTGTGGTTGCAATGTTTGTGGCAGCATCTAAGGGACGTACGGCGGTATTTGACCGGAAAAGCTTTGGATGTATAGGTGGCGGGGTCGGTTTAGGTTTCGGCAACATGTACGAGAATTTCCCCGGCGGTATTGAATATTTTCTTTCTACCGGTAATAAAGAATTTTGCCAGAGTGAGATTGGTAAAAATATCGTTAGAAATATGCCTGCCTTAGAACATGGCGAAGCCTATTACAAAACACCGGAACTTGCCAAAAAGTTTATTGATCAACTGCCTATTACCGATATACCCTATGAATATGTGGTGGTAAAGCCCCTCAGTGAAGTGGCGGAAGACGAAACCCCGGAAGTGGTAGTGTTTTTGGCAAACTGTGACCGGTTATCTGCATTATTTGTGTTAGCCAACTATAACAGGGCCGGTGGAAATGCGGTATTTACCCCCTTTGGGGCCGGGTGTCATACTTTGTGCTTAATTCCTTATAACGAGAATAGAAAGGATGCTCCCCGCGCGGTGCTTGGAACCTTTGATATTTCTGCCCGTCCCAAGCTTGATAAAGACACCCTTTCCTTTGCTATTCCCTATAAATTGTTTGTGGAAATGGAGAGTAACGTGGAAGAGAGTTTTTTAGGCCAAGATTCTTGGGCCAGGGTGTTGCAGCGCAACAAGGGCTAATAAAGAGTGGGTGGACTGTTTGTCCACCCCCGGTTTGTCAGTAGGCTGCGGGTACCTAGTTGGGAGCCAAATCACTGGTTACTTCCGGTGATGTTTTGCTTAATCTCATCTCCTGTTCTGATGTACGCAGCATTTCTTTGGCTGCCTTTTTAGCTCCTTTTTTGTTGACAGACTTCTTTTTACCCATAATTTGTCCTCCTTATCTTTAGTGCATTGATGTATGTATTGTTTTGCTAAATATTATTTCTATACCGGTAATTTTTACTATAGTGACCCAGCTCACTGCCTTTAAACAACAATGATGCTAATATTAGTGCCAGGAGGTGCAGTCCATGGCTAAAGCAGAAAAGGACCTGTTCATTGTACTTAAATTTATTGAAACATATTGCAACTGTAACCACCGGGAGCAGCAAAAAGTAACCCTTGAAGGCCATGAAATGAAACTGTGCCAAGAGTGCTTGGAGCTAAGTAACTACGCTATTAAAAGGCGCCTCTTGTGCCCCAAAGACCCTAAGCCTTCTTGTAAAAATTGTGACACCCATTGCTATGCTCCCCGTTACCGGAAAAAAATTAGAGAAGTGATGAAGTTTTCAGGTATACACTACATTAAAAGAGGACGCCTTGATTACCTTTTCCATTATTTTAGATAAAAAAGTTACTGCCGCTTAATTATGGCAGTAACTTTTTGTTTTTCTATATTTATTAATCCAATGAGAAAAACATGTAGAATAAAAAGGATTCAAAAGGTATTTGTAGAACTTTATAGAATTACTGTTATTTCTGTATCAGTGGAGGTTTTTGATGACTGAGTACTATGCCATAACAACTATGGTGGTAGCTGCAAGTTATTTTATTGTAAAAAAATACTTAAAACAAAAGCTAGCCATTGCCATTTGTGCGGTTAGTTACATATTGCTGTGTTTATTTCCCCTAATGTTGCAGCGTTTAGACTTTACGCAAACCTTAGTGGTTTACGCAGTGGTTATTGGTGCGGTGGCTGTGGTGTTGGCCACCAAAGCATCCTCAGGGCAGCCGGAGGACCATTTACAAACAGTGCCAGTTGCATCCCTTATAGGGCAGCTTGAGGATAAAACCGATGTCGAACTGCAAGAAGCGAAGAACAATTATGTAACAGAAGAAGTATCCGGCCATAAACAGGCAGAAGAGATAAAGATAGAAGAGATTAAGATAGATGAAATTAGCTTAGATGAAGTTAAGTTAGATGAAACTAGGTCAGATGAAATTAAGAAAGAAGAAGTTGAAAAAGAAGAGTTGGAACAATTGCCTATTAAAGAGATTAATGAAGATAGGCATGATGATGAGGACCGGGAAGAAAAAGCAGAAGAAATACTGTTGCCTGCTGACTGTATTCACACGGAAATTGTCCGTTCATTTAGCGAAGAGCAAAGCTACGCACCGCTTCATCAAGATGATGAAGCTGCATCAGATGAAAATGAGGCAATTCAATTAGAAGAAATAACAGAAACCGAACCCGAAGGGGTAGCCGATAATATAGTAGTAGATGAGACTGAAGTGGACACTGAAGAAGAAATGGTTGACGAAACCGAAGTGGAAATTGAAGAAGAAATGGTTGACAAGACTGAACAGGAGACAGCAGAAGAAACAGTAGACGAGGCTGAAGCGGAATCAGAAGAAGAAACAGTAGACGAGGCTGAAGTGGAAACAGAAGAAGAAATGGTTGACGAAACTGAAGCGGGAACAGAAGAAGAAATAGTTGGCGAGACTGAAGC is a window encoding:
- a CDS encoding DUF169 domain-containing protein, which gives rise to MQSKIAQAIGLKSHPIAVVFTNKKPEGALQFKEGRWGCVVAMFVAASKGRTAVFDRKSFGCIGGGVGLGFGNMYENFPGGIEYFLSTGNKEFCQSEIGKNIVRNMPALEHGEAYYKTPELAKKFIDQLPITDIPYEYVVVKPLSEVAEDETPEVVVFLANCDRLSALFVLANYNRAGGNAVFTPFGAGCHTLCLIPYNENRKDAPRAVLGTFDISARPKLDKDTLSFAIPYKLFVEMESNVEESFLGQDSWARVLQRNKG
- a CDS encoding nitrous oxide-stimulated promoter family protein; the protein is MAKAEKDLFIVLKFIETYCNCNHREQQKVTLEGHEMKLCQECLELSNYAIKRRLLCPKDPKPSCKNCDTHCYAPRYRKKIREVMKFSGIHYIKRGRLDYLFHYFR